The Taeniopygia guttata chromosome 6, bTaeGut7.mat, whole genome shotgun sequence genome contains a region encoding:
- the PDLIM1 gene encoding PDZ and LIM domain protein 1 isoform X4, which yields MKLMLLCFFVQQRPTQFPRAFSMTYQPAALSSRPSPVGAMQAPIASVYDPLQSSELRRRHSTSSSPSQVRVGPEQLKHAAQVCPNSPVEVEVPGLKVLHVQFNSPLQLYSQSNIMDTLQGQISSVSPDFPSLDQHNQTPGSIAIDRQSEVYKMLQENQESNEPPRQSASFLVLQEILESEEKGDPTKPSGFRSVKAPTTKVASSIGNAQKLPMCDKCGSGIVGMFVKIRDKQRHPECYVCSDCGTNLKQKGHFFVGDQIYCEKHARERVTPPEGYEVVTVFPK from the exons ATGAAATTAATGCTGTTGTGTTTCTTTGTTCAGCAGAGACCGACGCAGTTTCCGCGTGCGTTCAGCATGACATACCAGCCCGCTGCTCTGAGCAG CCGCCCATCGCCGGTGGGCGCGATGCAGGCTCCCATCGCCTCCGTGTACGACCCTCTGCAGAGCTCCGAGCTGCGGCGCAGGCACAgcacctcctccagccccagccaggtcCGAGTGGGGCCTGAGCAGCTGAAGCACGCAGCCCAGGTCTGCCCCAACAGCCCTGTGGAAGTGGAGGTGCCGGGACTCAAAGTGCTGCACGTGCAGTTCAATTCTCCCCTGCAGCTCTATTCGCAAAGCAACATCATGGACACCCTGCAGGGGCAGATCTCTTCTGTTAGCCCTGATTTCCCCAG TTTAGATCAGCATAACCAGACCCCAGGCAGCATTGCCATAGACAGACAATCTGAGGTTTACAAGATGCTGCAGGAGAATCAAGAGTCAAACGAGCCACCCAGACAGTCTGCTTCGTTTCTTGTGTTGCAAGAGATCTTGGAGTCAGAGGAGAAAG GAGACCCTACCAAACCGTCTGGATTTAGGAGCGTCAAAGCCCCTACCACAAAGGTGGCCTCATCGATTGGGAATGCCCAGAAGCTGCCCATGTGTGACAAGTGTGGATCTGGCATTGT AGGGATGTTCGTGAAGATCCGGGACAAGCAGCGTCACCCCGAGTGCTACGTATGCAGCGACTGTGGCACCAATCTCAAGCAGAAAGGACACTTCTTTGTGGGAGACCAAATCTACTGCGAGAAGCACGCACGGGAACGGGTGACTCCCCCGGAGGGCTACGAGGTGGTCACTGTCTTCCCAAAGTAA